CAGAAGATTGCGACGGCCGTTATCGGTATCTTTTTCACAAATCCTCCTTGTTCTAATTTAACGATTTTATGATTGAGTGATTGAGTCATTTTTTCAAAGTTTTTAGCCGCTCCAAATCGGCATCCACCATCATCTTTACCAGCTCCTCGAAGGAAGTTTTCGGCCGCCAGCCCAGATTCTTTTGCGCCAGCGACGAATCCCCCAAAAGAATATCCACTTCGGCGGGGCGGACGAATTTTGGGTCGGTTTTCACGTGCTTTTCCCAATTTAATCCTACGTATGAGAAGGCGGTTTCGACCAATTCCTTCACCGAGTGGCTTTGGCCGGAGGAGATGACGTAGTCCAAGGGTTCTTTTTGCTGGAGCATCCGGTAAACGGCCTCCACGTAGTCGCCGGCGAAGCCCCAGTCCCGCTTGGCGTCCAGGTTTCCCAAATACAGTTTGTCGGCCAGGCCCAGTTTGATTCGCGCCGCGCCGTCGGTGACTTTGCGGGTGACGAATTCCAGCCCCCGGCGGGGGGATTCGTGGTTGAAGAGGATGCCGGAGACGGCGAAGAGGCCGTAGCTTTCGCGGTAGTTGACGGTGATGAAGTGGCCGTACACCTTCGCCACGCCGTAGGGGGAGCGGGGATAGAACGGGGTGGTTTCCTTTTGCGGCACTTCCCGCACCTTGCCGAACATTTCCGAGCTGGAGGCCTGATAAAACTTAATCTTGGGATTGACCAATCGAATGGCCTCGAGCATGCGGCAGACGCCGACGGCGTCGAATTCCGCCGTTAAAACCGGCTGTTCCCAGGAGGTGGGGACGAAGGACTGGGCGGCAAAGTTGTACACTTCGTCCGGCTGAACTTCTTCCATTAGACGTATGAGCGAAAGCTGGTCCAACAGGTCGGCCTGGCGGATTTTGACTTGGTCGCGGATGTGCTGGATGCGGTCGAAGGTTTCCGTGGAGGAGCGGCGCACCATCCCCCAGACCTCGTAGTTTTTGGCAAGCAGCAAATCCGCCAGATAGGAACCATCCTGACCGGTGATGCCTGTGATTAATGCTCGGGGCATTGAGCGGTGGAATATACGATTTTAAAGGGGGGTGTCAAAACGGAGAGTTTTGGCCGCATCCACAGAGGCGTTTCGCCATACACCCCTACAAAATGCTTGACAACGATTGAGAAAGCCACATCTTAGCGGGGCGTAAGCGGATACTGCGGCTTACTTAGAGGAGGAGGGAGTGCAGATAAAAAGGATCCTCTTTACCGCGTTTGTAATCACACTGTTATTCTGTCTTACCGCTTCCTCTACAACTATCCGCGTGCCCCAAGACCAGCCGACGATTCAGGCGGGGATCAACGCGGCCGTGAACGGAGATACCGTTTTGGTGGCGCCGGGCTCCTATCCGGGGCATTTGAGCATTTCGTCCAAAAACATTTTCCTCCTTGCCTCGGGCGGGGCCGACAGCCACGCGGAAGTTTTCCTACGATTATGCCGGGCGGGTGACTTCCGAATCGCTCGTCACCGCCGGCAGAACCTACTGGACGCGCTACACCTGGGACGCCAACGGGAATATGAAAACTTTGCGGTATCCCAACGGACGGCTGGTAACTTTTACCTACGATTTGGCCGATAGAGTAACTAAGGCCATTGGGACTAAGTCCGGGAATCCCACGCGAACCTACTTTGATTCCACCGGCTACCTCCCGTTTGGACCGGATACGACGATGTGGTTTGGGAATGGTGTCAAAGTAAAGAAGAGCTACGACAAGCGGTATTACACGCAGTCGATAACCAACACCCCCGCCGGCATTTTTGGCCGGAGCTACCAGTATGACCATAACGGGAATATCACCCAACTTTTGGATTTGATAGATTCCACCAAAAGTTACCATACGATAACTTACGACGGGGTTGACCGGCTGTTGACGGCTTTTGGGGATTATCGCACGGATGATTTGACCTATAGCTATGCCAAGAACGGCAACCGGCTGACCAAGCAAAAAGGAGCTTCAAGCACGAGCTACAGCTACC
This region of Verrucomicrobiia bacterium genomic DNA includes:
- the gmd gene encoding GDP-mannose 4,6-dehydratase codes for the protein MPRALITGITGQDGSYLADLLLAKNYEVWGMVRRSSTETFDRIQHIRDQVKIRQADLLDQLSLIRLMEEVQPDEVYNFAAQSFVPTSWEQPVLTAEFDAVGVCRMLEAIRLVNPKIKFYQASSSEMFGKVREVPQKETTPFYPRSPYGVAKVYGHFITVNYRESYGLFAVSGILFNHESPRRGLEFVTRKVTDGAARIKLGLADKLYLGNLDAKRDWGFAGDYVEAVYRMLQQKEPLDYVISSGQSHSVKELVETAFSYVGLNWEKHVKTDPKFVRPAEVDILLGDSSLAQKNLGWRPKTSFEELVKMMVDADLERLKTLKK